The Carnobacterium divergens nucleotide sequence AGGTGCTTGTTACTTTTTTATTGATTAATCTTGTTTTTTCCATTCTGGTTTTTTAAATTTGAAGATTAGTAACGCAATCACTACCATAATCACCGTTGCTGCTACTTGATAGATAATGTAACCGATATGACCACTTTCAGAAATTGAAGATGGTGGAATCAAACTTACTAGAATTGTTACGATAACACTTAAGATTGAAAGTCCTGCAACAAACCACATTAAGCCATTGCCTTTACTTCCTAATCTAAATGGACGTTCTACTTCTGGCATTTTGTAACGTAATTTAATTGCTGAAATGGCAATCAATAGATAAACGATGCAATAAAGAATCGTTGTTGTAATCGTAATAATTAAGAACGCTGCACTAATATCTGGAATCACTACATATAAGAAAGATACAAGAGAGATGACGATTGCTTGGATCATGACAAATGTAATTGGAATTCCTTTAGCATTACGTTTTTGGAAGAATGGAGGAAGATTTCCTTCATCTGCCACTTTAATCATCGATTTACTTGGGCCTAAGACCCATGCACTTAATTGAACCAATACCCCAACTAAAATCATTAGTGAAATAATGTTATTGAAAATTGATGGAATCCCTAAGTCTTGCGTCATAATTACAAATGGTTGTGTAATATTTGCTAATTCCATTTTTCCTGCTGGTACGCTATCTGCCACACTTAAACCTGCTACTAAGTTGAAAACAACTAATAATAGAACAGATGCGATTACTGCGATTGGATAGTTGCGTTTTGGATTGTCGATATTATTTGCATGAACCGAAGAAATTTCAACCCCTGCAAAGATAAAGATAATTCCTGTTAAAGTTGGTAAGCTTCCTAAATCACTGAAATCAGGTAATAATTTACCAGCTTCAAAATGACCTAAATAGCTATCTGCATTAATTCCGTGTTTTGCCATATAGAGTACGCCTAGAATCACTAGTGCTAAGAATGGGATATAAACACCGATAATTGCACCCCAGTCACCTGCGATTTTAACCATGTCAAATTTCAAGTTCAATAACGTAATTCCCCAATAAGAAATTAAAATCATCACGAAGATGAAAATATTGTTTGTACCAAGTTCTGGACGGTTAATAACATAACCTAGTAATACGCCGACTGTTGAAGCAACCATTACCATTCCAAAGAACATTTGCACCCATAGTAACCAAGAAGTAACAAAACCCCATTTTTCGCCAAGTGCGTTACGCACCCAAACTTGAGGACCTCCTTCTTCTGGCCAACCCGTTGATAATTCAGCTGACATTAACGCAATTGGTAATGCGAAGACACAGGCTGCTAATAACATATAGAAGATTTGCGACCATCCTGTTGAAGCTAACGTTGGTACACTACGAACCGTTCCAAAGAAAGCCATTGTAATTCCAATTAAACCAAATAATGATAATTTTTTAGATTTTCCCATAATAGCTTTACCACTCCTTTTTTAGTTTAGGAGTTTTCTGAGGTAATTGACTAATTGATAGCGCTGATGAAAATTCAATTAGTATCTTAAGTCAAAAAACTTCTATTAAATGCTGTTATCGATTTATTTCACAATTCAAAAAAACAAATAAACTAATGTTTCAATAACTTTATATAGTGATTTATGCATTATAAATTTGATTTTCAAATTCCAAATAAAACCGATAAACAAATGCTAACTTGTTAATACATGCGTTAGTTTAGTCCTCAAAAATAAGTTTGTCAACACGCTTAAAACCCTTTAAATTAAAAGAAAATTAGACTTTCAACAATTTCTTTGTTAGGGGTTTTCGTTAAAGCTTCACCTCGTTAACGCATTAAAGAAAAGGCGTGTAAAAGTGTTTTTAACGATATTTTTTATACATTTTTATTTAATTATACATAATTTTATCCACTCGGTTTAAAAATAAAGAAAACAACTTAAAGATAATTTTTTCACAAAAAAAGCTCTATTAAAGACTTTTCGAGTCCACAATAGAGAAAAACATTACCTTGCGATTACGATTAAAATGATAACGAATTCGACATACAAAAAATTTATACAAAAAAACTCCTTCCATTTTTCTCTAACAAAAAAATAACGCACTTCAATATTGTCCTTATTCTTCCTAGTAACATGAAAAATAAAAAAGCTTAAAATGAGAAAACAACCTTTTTTACTCATTTTATTTCTCATCATTTTTTTAGTATTTTTTATTAAAATAACACTTTGTTTTTTTGAATCAACCTGTATTCAACAAAAAAAAGCCTTAACTAAGTTCGAAAACTAGTCACAGGCTTACTTTTACTCTTCATTATTATTTGTTTGATCATTCTTTTCCAATTCAATTCGTTTAAACAACATGTCGTAAGAATTGTTCCCATCAAAAAGCGAACGTTTCACTCGAGCAATCGTTGCCGTACTTGCATGAGTCTCTTTTTCAATAACACTGTATGTCTTCTTTTCATGTAGCATTTTTGCAACTTGATAGCGTTGTACCATCGTTTTAATCTCATTTAATGTTAGTAAGTCATCAAAAAAAGCAAAGCATTCTTCTTTTGATTCCAATGCTAAAATACCATCAAAAAATTCATCTAGCATTTGATCGCGTATTTTATCTATCTGCAAAATCAAAACCCCTTTCACAAACTTATCTTGATTCCTTTTTTAATAGTATGCTCTTGGCTGATTATATCAAATTATTCACTAAAAGTCATGAAGTTATGTGAAGGAAAGTAAAATGAAATCCTTCTTTAAAACAACTTTAGCAGAAATCACTTTTATTACGTAAAAATAAAAAAGAATTTTAAAAAAAAGAATATGCTTATTTTAATCTGTTTTCATTTCATTTTCATGCTCACATTTTTACTATTTTACAATTTGCTTGTTGACAAAGTTTTTTTCTTGGACTATACTTTGGTCAATCTCATAAATAACTTACTTTGAAAGAGCGCAGTAGCATGTTATCCCTGTTTATAGAGAGCTAGAGGTCGGTGAAATCTAGCACAAATAACTTTTGCGAAATACACTCTGGAGTTTCTTGACTAACCTCAAGCGTTTTACAAACGTTATCTAGTAAATGAGTGACATTTACAACTTGGCTTTTGGGTTGTTTATGTAATTTGGGTGGTAACACGGTTAATTCGTCCCTATTAAACTGAAACTTTATGTTTTGGTTTGGTAGGGACTTTTTTATATTTCTAACTAATTTGAAGGAGTGAAGAACACATGAACATTATTGATGAATTACAATGGCGCGATGCCATCAACCAACAAACTGACGCTGAGGGCTTAAGAGAACTTGTGGAGACGAAAAATATTTCATTGTACTGTGGAGTAGATCCAACTGGCGATAGTATGCACATTGGACATTTAATTCCATTTATGATGATGAAACGATTCCAACTAGCTGGACATCACCCTTACATTTTAATTGGAGGGGCAACTGGTACAATTGGCGATCCAAGTGGTCGTACATCCGAACGCCAACTGCAAACAATGGAACAAGTTCAAGCAAACGTAGACGCCTTAACAGCACAAATGCAAAGCCTATTCGACTTTGGTGGAAATGACGATGTGACTATGGTGAACAACTTTGACTGGACACATGATTTGACATTACTTGATTTCTTACGTGACTACGGTAAAAACTTTAACATTAACACAATGTTA carries:
- a CDS encoding YerC/YecD family TrpR-related protein, which translates into the protein MQIDKIRDQMLDEFFDGILALESKEECFAFFDDLLTLNEIKTMVQRYQVAKMLHEKKTYSVIEKETHASTATIARVKRSLFDGNNSYDMLFKRIELEKNDQTNNNEE
- the tyrP gene encoding tyrosine-tyramine antiporter, with product MGKSKKLSLFGLIGITMAFFGTVRSVPTLASTGWSQIFYMLLAACVFALPIALMSAELSTGWPEEGGPQVWVRNALGEKWGFVTSWLLWVQMFFGMVMVASTVGVLLGYVINRPELGTNNIFIFVMILISYWGITLLNLKFDMVKIAGDWGAIIGVYIPFLALVILGVLYMAKHGINADSYLGHFEAGKLLPDFSDLGSLPTLTGIIFIFAGVEISSVHANNIDNPKRNYPIAVIASVLLLVVFNLVAGLSVADSVPAGKMELANITQPFVIMTQDLGIPSIFNNIISLMILVGVLVQLSAWVLGPSKSMIKVADEGNLPPFFQKRNAKGIPITFVMIQAIVISLVSFLYVVIPDISAAFLIITITTTILYCIVYLLIAISAIKLRYKMPEVERPFRLGSKGNGLMWFVAGLSILSVIVTILVSLIPPSSISESGHIGYIIYQVAATVIMVVIALLIFKFKKPEWKKQD